In Planctomycetota bacterium, the DNA window TGCACGCGGCTCGCCCGCGTCGAAGGCATTCTGGAAGGCGAGGAAGTCGAAGAGCGTGAGCTCTCCGTCGCCGTCGAAGTCGGCCACGCAGCCCGCGAGGCGGACGATCCAGGACTGCGAATTCGCGATCGAGCCCTCGTACCCCCAGCCCGTCATCCACTCACCGCTGGGCGAGATGGACGCAACGAACGAGAACACGAACCCCGGCGGGTACGCCACGCCGCTAGCGTCGAGGAAGTCCTCGACCGCCGTCGTTCCGACGCCCTCTTGCCACACGAAACCCCGGCCGAAGGTCGCCGGCCCGAGCGGCCAGGTGCCCCCCACGACGATCGAGCCGTCGGCCGTCGTCGACGTGGCCGCGGTGTTCCGCTGCGCCGCGGGCGGGCTCGGCAGCGGCTGGTACTCGTCGGTGTCGACGTTGTAGCGATACGCCACGCCCGGCGCCCCGATGCCGAAGCCCACGACGTACCGCCCGTCGTCCGAGACGCCGAAGGCCTCGAGCGCGGGCCGGCCGGCATCGGTGGAGATCAGCTCCTGCACGCCGTCGACCCACACGGCGCCCTGGCGGCCCGCGCCGTCCTGCCACCCCGCGACGACGTTGCCGTCGAGGTCGACCGCGCTGGCGCGCGCCGACGTGCCGATGGCCGCCGTGCCCAGGTCGATCACGCCGACGCCCTCGGTCCACTGCATCGCGTGCGCGTCGGCCGTGCCGAGCAGCGTCCAGCCCAGGCCGACGACCGATCGACCGTCGCCCGAGATGTTCCAGCCGCTGGAGATCTCGTCGTCCACCGGCTCGCCGAAACCCGGTATGAAGCCCAGCGGCGTCCATTCCCCGGTCGTGCGGTCGTAGCGGGCCATCTCGTGCCAACCCGGCCCATCGTTGAAGATCGTGCCGCAGACGTACCGACCGTCGTTGGAGATCTTCGCCTGGCCGCCCACGCCCGAGCCCGCGGGCACGCCGCCGATGAGTTCCACGCCGCCGTCCTCGGTCCAGAGGAAGTACTCGCCGGCGGGGTGGTTGAAGGAGCCCACGGCGACGCCGGCGTCGCTGATGCCCTCCATGAGCCCCTGGCCAACGGGCGTGGTCCAGAACTGGCCGAGGGCCGCCCCGCCGCAGCAGAGCACGATGACAGCGGTGAGGCGTGGCGCCATGTCGGGTCTCCGGGATTCGGTGGGTGGCATTGTGGCGCGAGTATACCGCGCGCGAACCTATTTGAGGCCCCCAACAAACACCGCAAGCCGGCGTAGCCCCTCGCGGATATCGTCGTCCGAGCAGGCGTAGCTGATGCGGACGTGCTCGTCGCCGCACCCGCCGAAGGCCCCGCCGGGGACCATCGCCACGCCCTGCTCCTCGAGCAGCGCCTCGCAGAAGCCCAGCGAGTCATGGATGGTGGCTCCGCCGGCGCTGGTTCCGCCGTAGAAGCTCGCCACCTTCGGGAAGGCGTACATGGCTCCCGAGGGCCGGGCGGTCTCGATGCCGTCGATGCCGCCCAGCAGGTCGATGACGAGGTCCCGCCGCCCCTCGAAGGTCGCGCGGATGCGCTCGATCTCACCGCTCGCCTCCGAGAACGCGGCCTCGATGGCCGGGTAGAGGAACGAGGTGATGTTGGTCACGCTCTGGCCCTGGACCCGGGCCATGCCGGGAATCAGCGTCTCGGCCAACTCGCCGGTGGCCGCCGCGTAGCCCACCCGCCAGCCGGTCATCGCGTAGCTCTTGCTGAGCGCGTTGAGCGTGACGGTGCGATCGGCGACGCCGGGCAGCGCACCGAAGGACGCGTGCTCCATGCCGTCGAAGATCAGCTTCTCGTAGATCTCGTCGGTGATGACGACGAGGTGGGGCGCGATGGCCCTCGCGGCGTCGGCAACCACCTCGGCGATCTTCTGCATCCGTTGGCGGTCCATCACCGTGCCGCACGGATTCGACGGGGAGTTGATCACCAGCAGCCGGCTCCGCGGCGTTATGGCCTCCCGCAGCGCCGCCGGCGAGAGCGCGAAGCCGTCGGCTGCCAATAGGGGCACCTCGACGATCGTGCCCCCGCACATCCGGGCGATGGGCGCGTAGCTCACCCACGCGGGCGCCGGCACGATGACCTCCCACGTGCCCCCGTCGGGCGCCGGATCGCCCAGCAGCGCGAAGCAGGCCTGGAAGAACGCCGCCTTGGCACCGCTGGTAATGATGACGCCGTCGGCGTCGATCGGCAGGTCGTTGT includes these proteins:
- a CDS encoding GC-type dockerin domain-anchored protein, which gives rise to MAPRLTAVIVLCCGGAALGQFWTTPVGQGLMEGISDAGVAVGSFNHPAGEYFLWTEDGGVELIGGVPAGSGVGGQAKISNDGRYVCGTIFNDGPGWHEMARYDRTTGEWTPLGFIPGFGEPVDDEISSGWNISGDGRSVVGLGWTLLGTADAHAMQWTEGVGVIDLGTAAIGTSARASAVDLDGNVVAGWQDGAGRQGAVWVDGVQELISTDAGRPALEAFGVSDDGRYVVGFGIGAPGVAYRYNVDTDEYQPLPSPPAAQRNTAATSTTADGSIVVGGTWPLGPATFGRGFVWQEGVGTTAVEDFLDASGVAYPPGFVFSFVASISPSGEWMTGWGYEGSIANSQSWIVRLAGCVADFDGDGELTLFDFLAFQNAFDAGEPRADIDGDGVLTLFDFLAFQNAFDGGCP
- a CDS encoding pyridoxal phosphate-dependent aminotransferase; the encoded protein is MAWLRMSSRVADLEPSATVAVATRAKRLKAEGRDIIGFGAGEPDFDTPEVIKRAAIDALHAGRTKYEAAAGPKPAREAIARKLCEDNDLPIDADGVIITSGAKAAFFQACFALLGDPAPDGGTWEVIVPAPAWVSYAPIARMCGGTIVEVPLLAADGFALSPAALREAITPRSRLLVINSPSNPCGTVMDRQRMQKIAEVVADAARAIAPHLVVITDEIYEKLIFDGMEHASFGALPGVADRTVTLNALSKSYAMTGWRVGYAAATGELAETLIPGMARVQGQSVTNITSFLYPAIEAAFSEASGEIERIRATFEGRRDLVIDLLGGIDGIETARPSGAMYAFPKVASFYGGTSAGGATIHDSLGFCEALLEEQGVAMVPGGAFGGCGDEHVRISYACSDDDIREGLRRLAVFVGGLK